A segment of the Nostoc sp. TCL26-01 genome:
ACCCCAGAGTCCCAGACTGGTTTAATATTTCCACAAAAGAAATGTGCTATTTAATTGTGGGAAAACAAGCTAAAGGTTCACGGATTTGGGATGTTGATCACAATGAATATGTAGATATAATCATGGGATTTGGCGCTAATCTTTTGGGTCATAATCCACTATTGATTCAAGCAGCAATTACAGAGCAACTAGAGAAAGGTATACCCCTTGGACCCCAGTCGGAAATCGCGGGTGAAGTAGCACAATTAATTAGCGAAATCACAGGTATGGAACGGGTAGCCTTTAGTAATACCGGCACAGAAGCTGTCATGACAGCGATTCGTTTGGCAAGAGCAGCTACAAAGCGCAACAAAATTGTGATTTTTTCTGGCGCTTATCATGGTCATTTTGATGGTACTTTAGCGAAAGCCGAAACATCTCATGCAGTACCTATAGCTCCAGGAATTCTGCCCAATATGATTGAGGATGTCTTGGTTTTAGACTATGGCAATCCTCAGTCTCTAGAGATTATCAAAGTTAATCAAAATGAATTGGCCGCAGTTCTAGTTGAACCTATACAAACTCGTCGCCCAGATTTACAACCGCAAGAATTTCTCCAACAACTCAGACAACTGACACAACAATCAGGAATAACTTTAATTTTTGATGAAATGGTGACTGGTTTTCGGTTGCATTTAGGCGGCGCTCAGGCTTGGTTTGGTGTGCAAGCAGATATCGCCACCTACGGTAAAGTTGTGGGTGGGGGAATGCCTATTGGTGTGATTGCTGGTAAAGCTATCTACATGGATAAAATTGATGGGGGAATGTGGCATTATGGTGATGCTTCTTCCCCTGAAGTAGAAAGAACATTTTTTGCTGGTACTCACTGCAAGCATCCTTTATCTATGGCTGCGGCTGGGGCGATGCTGAAATATTTAAAATTACAAGGCAATGCTTTGCAAGCAGAATTAAATCAACGTACTGCACAGTATGTTGAACGCATAAATATCCTGTTTACAGCCAAGCATTTACCTATCCGCATGGCTAATTTTGGCTCATTTTTTGGCCCTGTTTTTCGAGAAGAGTTTTTATCTGGAGATGTTGCATCTCTCATGATGGGTTTGGATTTATTGCGGTATCACTTATTTGACAAAGGGGTTTTGCTGCGAGGTGAAGGTGGGGGTTTCATATCTACATCTCACACAGATGGAGATATTAATTACATGGTTCAAGCGATGACAGATAGCATCAATGAACTACAAGAGGCAGGGTTTTTCCCAAATTGTAGTGCTTAAAAATTTGGATTAAATAAAATGTCAAACTTTTGCTGCTTAAGTCAACTAACTAAGAGGAATATCCAGTCCCTTTTTCGGTCAATAGGGCGATCAACTATTAACTATAAAATAAAATTTGCCCTCACATGACCAAAAATCATTTTCCGAATCAACTATATCTACTTGTTCCTTGGGACTTACCCATTGAGCAAGAACTGAATGAAGTTGATAAAAATAAGTTATACAAAATCCTTAGTCAGTTTTTATTAGTTCTCAAAGAACCTGTAGTTCCAGAAGCACTTATTACTATTAATCAAATATTAGCAAATTTGGAAATGGTCGATATTATTACTGCTAAAATATCTTCTACCGAAACTTCTTTAAAAGCTGGAGAAGTGGAAGACTTTGATAATTATTTTGGGGTGACACATATCAAAACTCAAGAAACTGCTATTTGTCTAATAAAGAGTGTGATTTTAGCGTATAAAAACTTTCTGGAAATCAGTCAAAATTTTCATGATGTTGATCTGATTCAAGTAGAGCTTCAGAAACGAGGATTTGCAACTTATATATATCTAATAGCTAGAGTTTTTAGTTTAAATTTGGAGCAAAATATATGAATAATTTTCATGGTGAAGCACAACAAATTTGGAAGGTTTTTCATTGGTCATTTTTTATTAATACTCAAGGGTTGATTATTTGCTTAAATCGTTTGGAAATGAAACTGGCTGTGGGTAATATCTCCGCAGCCCAAATTGAGTTAGAAACGGCGGCTGAATTAATGATGGCTTCGGGCGCAGCGATGGAACTTGCTGGTAGTTTTAGTAGACAAGAATATGAAAGCCAGGTGCGTCCATCGATGACACCTCCTTACGTTCAATCTGCTGATTTCAGTGGACTGATGTCTTGGGAGCATTCTTGGTTGGTAAAAATATGGAAAAGACTGCGACCAGTGTTTGAGCGATTACCTGCTGATCTTGAGCCTCAGCATCATCAGTTAGTGAGTGCTTATTTTAGCTTGGCTAAGTCTCACAAGGCTGTTTGTGAAAAATTTGGTGGTGGTGAATCTGGTAGCCTACGTTGTGACAAAAATACGGCTGTAGATATCTTAGATAGATTTTCTCAAAATCGCTGGCGGCTAATTGATCCTAATTTTAAAATATCTGATGGCTGTCCGTTCCATTAAGATAAATTTAGCAGCCTATGAGCATGATTAAGCCGTGACAGCACAATTAACTAGTAATTCAACTTCTATTTTCCGCTTATCTCCCTTAATTCGGATAACGCTGTTGAGTCTGTATGTAGCACTCACAGTTCCCCTACCTTTCCTAGCAGAGGTGACAAACGCCCCTACACCACCAGCTTTGTTATGGGTGGGAATTGGTGTTGGTTTAGTTGGTTTGTATGCAGTGTTAACGGAACGAGTAGTTGTCGATGACGAGGGGATACAGGTAACTTACCCCGTCTGGGTTCCGCGCTTCTTCCGCAAAGGTTGGTCTTTACCTTGGGTGGAGGTAAAACAGATAAAGCCCCGTTCCACTGGTCAAGGTGGTTTAGTTTATTATTTTCTCAGCCAAGATGGGAAAGCTTATTTACTACCGATGCGGGTAGCCGGGTTTGCTCGGTTGGTAAACATTGTCCAAGCTAAAACGGGTATAGACACCACAGATGTCCGTCCTCTAGCACAGCCGTGGATGTATCTGATTTTGTTGGGATTTACCTTTTTGCTGTTGTTAGTTGATGGTTGGACGATCGCCACAGCTTTATCTCTTTAAATTCTATTTGAATCTGGACACCCTCAATGACAGCCTTACTACGGCTTGAGCAAGTTAGTCTCTATGCAAAGCTCAAAACTCAACTTCAGGGATATCCCATATTACAGGATATCTCTTTTGAGGTGTCTGGAGGCGATCGCCTAACAATCATCGGCCCTGCTGGTGCTGGCAAAACTTCTCTGTTACGTCTCATTAACCGCTTGAGTGAACCCCATAGCGGCAAAATCTACCTGGAAAATCAAGAGTATCACCACATCCCTATCACCCAGTTACGTCAAACAGTAACACTGGTATTACAAGAGCCAAAGTTACTGGGAATGACAGTCCAGCAAGCCCTGGTTTATCCTTTAGTTTTGCGTAGTCTGCCCAAGGAAACAATCCAGCAGCGAATCAGTCATTGGACAGAACAACTACAAATTCCTAGCGACTGGTTGGGACGCACCGAGGTACAACTTTCATTAGGACAAAGACAGCTCGTAGCGATCGCTCGTGCTTTGATTATTCAACCACAAATCCTGTTATTAGACGAACCAACCTCTAGTTTAGATATTGCTCAAGCTTCTCATCTTATGCAAGTCTTAACCCACCTCAATCAAAATTATCACACGACAATTTTGATGGTAAATAACCACCTAGACCTAGCCCAAATGTTTTCTAATCGACTTTTATATTTACAGCAAGGACGTTTATTAGCAAATCAAACAGGCTCCCAAATCAACTGGGTTAACTCACAACAGATGTTGATGCACGCCGAAGCCCAAGCAAATGACGAATGGATTTGAGTCAATAGTCAATAGTCAATGGTCAATGGTCAATGGTCAATAGTCAATAGTCATTGGTCATTGGTCATTAGTTATGACTCTCCGACTTCCGACTTCCGACTTCCGACTTCCACTCAGCACTCCCTCACTCCCCTTCTTCCCTGTTACCTGTCCCCTGTCACCTATTCCCCATTCCCTTCCCTATGACCTTTGTCCACTCAATGTTGAGCGTTGATTGCTAAATCTCTCCTTGGGGATTTTAGTGGGTGTTTGTGGTAGATTAGCGTTCAAAATTTCCATGTTAAAACGATATCCCACGTTTCTGATAGTTTGAATCAAACTAGGTTGACGGGGATCAAGTTCTACTTTTTTGCGTAAAGATAAAACGTGAGTATCAATGGTACGCGGATTGTCGATCGCATCAGGCCAAGCACGACGCAGTAACTCCGACCTACTCAATGGTACTCCCCCAGCTTGCGCCAAAACATACAGTAAACTAAATTCCTGGGGGGTGAGGTCAATAAACTCCCCTTGGAATCGGACGCGACGCTGGACTAGATCGATTTGCAAAGTGCCATAATCCAAATAGGCTGGTGCAGCAGGTGTCCGTTTACGACGAATTAATGCTTCCACCCTAGCTAAAAACTCTTGCATTCCAAAAGGTTTGCTTAGGTAGTCATCAGCTCCGGCTTTTAACCCAGCGACGATATCTGCTTCATTGGTGCGAGCAGATAGCATTAAAATTAGAGGCTGTTGCTGACGATGCAACCAACGACAAAACTCAATCCCGTCACCATCAGGTAAATCAGCATCAAGAATTACTAAAGTTGGCTGGTGGCTGATAAAGGCCTCTCTTGCTTGATATATGCTGGCGGCTTGATGCACTCTATATTCCAATTGTTGCAAGTGCCAACCCAGCAACGACCTCAAGTGGGGATTCCCCTCAACGATTTCAATACAAACCGAACCCACAATGGCAAGACCCCTTAGCGTCGATGAATTTCAAAGTAACAAGCCCACGCTCAAGGTTTTGTAGTCTTTGTTACTCTCAGTATAAATAGCTTTAGATTTTCTTATATAAAAACTTGATAGAACGTTTAATTCATGCCTTGCCCAGAGGGCAGTTAGTAATATTCTTAAATTTTTGTTAGACTTAACTGAAAGTTATTTTCACAAAATAACTTGCTTTAACCAACTTACCGATGTACTCGTACATAATCAGCACATGGGTGAGATGGCGATCGCACAAGATAAACCTGAGTTGTTGATTGGGTAAAGGGTTGCTTTTAGGCGTACTTTCGGGCTACTGTTTAAGAAAAGTATAAAAATAGCCTAACAACTTGTTTAATTCCCGTTTTTCTGGAATAGGATCTAATTGTATTGTAGCTGCTGGAGAAAAAACACAACCAAAAACATGGAATTCTATCTGAAGCAACAGCAGAAATGACACTTCACATTTCAGCCTGAATCATTTACAATTCTCATTCCAAAGAGATCAATCAGCAGTTATGCTCCAAGACACACAAACCATCCGCTATTACCAACGAATTACTGACGCCTTCGTCGAACTATGGAATCGCGGTTATCGCCCGGATGAAATGCGGATGTATTTGGATGGCTACCTAGCCGCGCTGCGCCATAGCAACGTCATTGAACCCTATCTGATTCATCGTCTAGAAGAGGAAGCCAGCCGCTACTTGTACGATGCTTCAAACTTTATGAAGACAGAACCACAACCAGACTACTACTAATACTCGCCGCAGAGTCATGAGTAGTATATGTAGTTCAACGCAGACGATTCTAGCATATTATTTGTATTGGTCAAGAGCCATTTCGGCGTAAATCTGGTTAAATGAAATTTTTTTAAATGGAAACCTCCCATCCTTTGGGAGGTTTTCGGCGTGATGACAATTTGTTAACTTACTATTGAGGGGCGATCGCAGTTTAAAGGCTCTTAAAAACCTAGTATGGATCTCAGAGGTTGTTTGAAAAGTCTAAAAGTATACTAAAAACCCCTCTCCAAACCTCTCCCCGAAACGGAGAGAGGCTTTGAAACCCTGATTTTCCTGTTCCCCTTCCCTCGTAGGGAAGGGGTTAGGGGTTAGGTTTTTGAGATTTTGGTGTTACGCATGATACTTTTCAAACATCCTCTCATGTTGGGTTTCCCAAAGCCTCAACCAACCCAACCTACAATTTTAATGCTAATGCCTCATTTTAGCTGTGTCGCTCCAGTAGCGTGCGTTACTCGCACCGTCTTAATCTCATTGGCGCTGCGTTGCTGAAAAAAACTCAGTACACCTCTATTACTTCTTTTTCTGTTACCTGTTACCTATTACCTGTTACCTGTTCCCTGCATATCTGTTAACCCGCTCCTACAACCTCTGGACTAGACAGGTGTAATTCATCCGCATGAAAATCGCTATATAAAAATACAAAGACACAAATTTAAGATATTCCGAGGTTAAATTAATTAGCTCTCTAATCAGACTCCTATTGTGTTTTTTTATGCTACATATGCTCAAAAATAGCTATTTATCTCTTCCCGTAGTGTATTTTCTTCAAGTGAGAACAACTATATTCTGATTCTCACAGTTTTTGAGAAAATTCATGTCCCATTTAACTGCTACAACTCAATGGCATCAACGTGCTGAAAAACTCTTTCTATCAGGAAATTACATTCAAGCTGCTAATATCTACGAAGAAGCAATTGCCGTAGAACCTGAGATTAAATTACATTATTGGTACTTGGGTTTAATGTTGTTGTTGCTAGGGCAAGATGCAGAAGCTA
Coding sequences within it:
- a CDS encoding aspartate aminotransferase family protein, with product MQVKTANTQQQHLTALIERYTKKTKTSKQMTQAYRPVLADPRVPDWFNISTKEMCYLIVGKQAKGSRIWDVDHNEYVDIIMGFGANLLGHNPLLIQAAITEQLEKGIPLGPQSEIAGEVAQLISEITGMERVAFSNTGTEAVMTAIRLARAATKRNKIVIFSGAYHGHFDGTLAKAETSHAVPIAPGILPNMIEDVLVLDYGNPQSLEIIKVNQNELAAVLVEPIQTRRPDLQPQEFLQQLRQLTQQSGITLIFDEMVTGFRLHLGGAQAWFGVQADIATYGKVVGGGMPIGVIAGKAIYMDKIDGGMWHYGDASSPEVERTFFAGTHCKHPLSMAAAGAMLKYLKLQGNALQAELNQRTAQYVERINILFTAKHLPIRMANFGSFFGPVFREEFLSGDVASLMMGLDLLRYHLFDKGVLLRGEGGGFISTSHTDGDINYMVQAMTDSINELQEAGFFPNCSA
- a CDS encoding siderophore biosynthesis protein, whose amino-acid sequence is MNNFHGEAQQIWKVFHWSFFINTQGLIICLNRLEMKLAVGNISAAQIELETAAELMMASGAAMELAGSFSRQEYESQVRPSMTPPYVQSADFSGLMSWEHSWLVKIWKRLRPVFERLPADLEPQHHQLVSAYFSLAKSHKAVCEKFGGGESGSLRCDKNTAVDILDRFSQNRWRLIDPNFKISDGCPFH
- a CDS encoding ATP-binding cassette domain-containing protein, which produces MTALLRLEQVSLYAKLKTQLQGYPILQDISFEVSGGDRLTIIGPAGAGKTSLLRLINRLSEPHSGKIYLENQEYHHIPITQLRQTVTLVLQEPKLLGMTVQQALVYPLVLRSLPKETIQQRISHWTEQLQIPSDWLGRTEVQLSLGQRQLVAIARALIIQPQILLLDEPTSSLDIAQASHLMQVLTHLNQNYHTTILMVNNHLDLAQMFSNRLLYLQQGRLLANQTGSQINWVNSQQMLMHAEAQANDEWI
- a CDS encoding response regulator transcription factor, coding for MGSVCIEIVEGNPHLRSLLGWHLQQLEYRVHQAASIYQAREAFISHQPTLVILDADLPDGDGIEFCRWLHRQQQPLILMLSARTNEADIVAGLKAGADDYLSKPFGMQEFLARVEALIRRKRTPAAPAYLDYGTLQIDLVQRRVRFQGEFIDLTPQEFSLLYVLAQAGGVPLSRSELLRRAWPDAIDNPRTIDTHVLSLRKKVELDPRQPSLIQTIRNVGYRFNMEILNANLPQTPTKIPKERFSNQRSTLSGQRS
- a CDS encoding DUF6761 family protein yields the protein MLQDTQTIRYYQRITDAFVELWNRGYRPDEMRMYLDGYLAALRHSNVIEPYLIHRLEEEASRYLYDASNFMKTEPQPDYY